In Synchiropus splendidus isolate RoL2022-P1 chromosome 7, RoL_Sspl_1.0, whole genome shotgun sequence, the genomic window ttctgagcTGACATGGAAATAAATTGACTAAAACAATAGTAAGCTGCTTTACACAAAGCACATTAACTTTGACACAAAATATATGAACTAAAGAACAACGAATCACGCTGTAAATCTTATTACACTTCAGCAACTTTGGACCACTTTGCCATTTCGTTTGCTGGTTGCTAACACCGTGAAACTGCGATAAACTGAACAAACCGTGGATTTAATACAAATTATACTTGCTTTAATAATCATGACAACAATAAGATGTACATCGAAAACCGAGTTAGCAATTAGCGTCTTCTACAGTATAAACTCAACTGAAGTTGCTACATCGTTCATGTCTCTTTCAAGTATGTTTTGGATACGCAAACGGTATTTTAAACTAAATGTACGTAAATTAACATATAAAAAATTCGTTCGAGGAATAAAATACGACCTTTTACGCTGATTCCTTCCAGAACACAGTACATTATTACTAGCGCTGTTAGCGCGGAGACTAGCTGATGCGTGTGACGTCATTGCGGAACGACGACTGACAAAAAGGTTCTAGTAAAATTAAATTAGCAGGAAATAATGTTTGAGACTTCGCCCCAATGTTTGGGGCGAACATTTGTTTGTTATGTGTACAAAGCTTCTCATAAAAgacaattgtgtttttttagcATAATATATGACAATGACCAtgaattttgttttgcttgtagGTTGCCTTTTTACGCTATTGCAAGTATCATTCATGTATGTTTCTACTATTATTCAATTGACAGACTTCTCCATTCCACCATCATCTTCTCTACAGTCATGGCCAAAAGTTTTGGGAAGGGTTTTTAGGTGTTTGCCAGATGTTTCTATGGTGTAATGACATACAATTAGAAGCATTTCACAAGTATCAAAAGCTTTGATTGAGAATTACATGCAATAGGTCAATATTTGCAGTGTTGACCCTTCTTTTTCAAGACCTCTGCAATTCTCCCTGGCATGCTGTCGATCAACTTGTGAACCAAATCCCGACTGATGGCCGTCCATTCTTGCATCATCAATGCTTGGAGTTTGTCAGAATTTGTGGGTTTTTGATTGTCCACCCGCCTCTTGAGGATTGATCACAAGTTCTCAGTGGGATTAAGATCTGGAGAGTTTCCTGGCCAAGGGCCCAAAATCTTCATGTTTTGTTCCCTAAGCCATTTTGTTATGACCTTTGCTTTATGGCAAGGTGCTCCATCATGCTGGGAAAGGCATTCTTCATCAGCAAATTGCCCCTGGATGGTTGGGAGAAGTTGCTCTCTTTCTTTGTTCATCGCTGTTTTTATGCAAGATTGTGAGAGAGACCACTCAGAGAGCTTGCTCAGAAATGGCAGCAGGCAGGTGTGAGTGCATCTGGAGGAaggcctggtgtcaaggagggcAGCAAAGAAGCCACGTCTCTCCAGCAACAACATCAGGGACAGACTGATATAATGCAGAAGTTACAAGGACTGGACTACTGAGGACTGGGGTAAAGTCATTTTCTCTGATGAATCCCCTTTCCGATTTTTTGGGGCATCTGGAAAAAGGCTTTTTTGGAGAAGGGCTTGGTCTTGTCTCATGCCAACAGCAAAGCATCCTGAGAACATTCATGTGTGGGGTTGCTTTTTGAAGAGAACGTCCTCCGAGAGCAACTTCTCCCAACCATCCAGGGGCAATTTGGTGATGAAGAATGCCTTTCCCAGCATGATGGAGCACCTTTCCATAAAGCAAAAGTCATAACAAAATGGTTTAGGGAACAAAACATGAAGATTTTGGGCCCTTGGCCAGGAAACTCTCCAGATCTTAATAgagggagagatagagagaCTATCCAAAACTATGTTTACACACTTTATTGAGCATCATGTCCAATATACATTGCATtgacacaaaatgaaaaaaaaacaaaaaaacaaaaaacagcaaaacaatggCATTAAGAGTGGATTACCTGGacacatcattttcagagcgtATTGCTTCGTGACGTTGAGAAAACGCACTGAATCTGTGCAAATACAGTGAACACCGGTCAGAGGAGCTCATGGTGGGTAAGAGAGGTTCAACTTTAAATAAAGCAGGTAACGTTGacagcagatgtgagagcaatAACGTTCAGTGTTCACTTCTTTCAGCTACAGCGCACCTAAGATCGTGTCTCACCGCACCGCACAGCTGGCATTTGCACATTTTGTAGGTTGATACTGGATGAATGTGGACACAACAGTTTCTACCTCAACAAAACCTTGATTGAGtctccaaatgaaaaaaaaaagtttgagcaaaaataaaactgtgagTGATTGAATTCACATGAAACATGTTACCCAACATGTGCAGGGAGTCGAAATTTGATCCTCACCAATATCCCTCGCGAGAATGTGACCAACGCTCGGCTATTAAAAGCCAAATGTGCCGTGAATAAGTTACACAGACAAGCCCACCGAAAATCCCTAACTGAATTAAGAAAACCCAACAACCAGAATCCTCCTCAGATCTGTTCATATTAACTTGAGGTAAGTTCAGATGCCACCTaaacagcacacacaaacagaataaTCACAGCTTAGGCTAACTTCAcaggtgtttttggttgtcctCCTTTGAGAAGTCAGTGGTAGTTCAGAGCACTGCTGACCATAGAAGACTGGAGGTTATGGGTCAAACCTATTCTACTGAATCAAAGAAGTTAAATGATGAGTTCGGCTGAAGGGTCCAGACCACTATAGTTAGCTACACGTGACCAGGCTAGTTCAAAAACCACCACTCTCAAAGCACTTCCGAAGCCATTCCATTTACATCCACAGCTTGCAGTGACAGAGAAAAGCTGGAGCGGGTCATGCAGCTTTGAGAGTCCTGgttctttaaaaatataatacaaaaaaaaaaaaagattttctgaGTGATGGTGTAAGTCTAAAAGACAAGATGTGAGGACAAACAAAAGGCCACAGTGAGTGATACTGGGTTAAAAATAGTCACAGCTACCGACAGAAATCCATTTGGCCAACACTGACATTGACGTGGGACTTGGTATGAAGTGGGGGACTGACCTAAAAGGTAACGGGCGTTTTGTTTGTTATACACAATCTTGACCACGAAGTTGCATAAGAAACCTGGTATAAAGTAGAAACTGTTCAGCagcagattaaaaaaagcaagttAATTTACAGTAGTGACATATCTtacatcattttcttttctcaaaataaataagattAAATATACAATTCCAGGTAGGAAACGGGAGAATTTTCGCTGGTCGTGGGGGACGTCAGATCGGTTCTTCTtgcgggggggaaaaaaagacaattgttCACAGAAACTTGGTTGAAGCCAACCATTTCCTTTGACTGGCAAAACAAGGGGTGCAAAAGCCTTTTGCTGAAATTTTCCCTCTGAGGCCTTTCCTTTAACTGTGAGGGGTCAAAAAGAGCAGAATTAAAAGAAAGCACAGTTGACCTTTAAAATTCAAGACCTTCTTTGCTTACCCTGGAATTTACAATCCACTCCTAATCAAACGCCATCTCTTGACTTTTTCTTACGCAGCGTGCCACTTTCCTCTTGAATTCCCCATTTGGATCCTCTCGCCACTCTTTCTGCAGGAGCAACATCTGCTTATTTTCCTGCTGTCACGGACAACAAATAGTTGCGTGGATTGTACTTACCGCAGCATCCACATTAGCTGGTGAGTCACTGTTGGGGTCTGCTAACATGGAGATAACGCTAATCATGATTGTCTCTACAGTGTGGATTGGTAGCCAACGCTCCTCCGGCTTTTCATACCCAAACTTATCCTCACCAGGCTCGTGGAGAATGGAGATACACACGTCTCCGTTTTTGGCAACTGCAATGAGGAAAAATTACGTCAACACAATTTACAATACTATATTTCAGGAGCCTTCAATCACTTCAATCCTAAAAatagagttttatttttattatgcactgattgatcggtcaccgatcgtgaTTGGCCAATTTCAACGTGATCGGTGAAGCGCTttgatgaagccctgctggttgtgatgtgtcatgtcctccctactcgctgctcactgggcagcagcgtgtctgctgtgaaagttctttcaatctgtcacgTAAAGTCTGCATCCTGCAGCAAATGCAAGGTACAATGctatgcagggaagcgccttcaaattaaacacgccatttaaagcgccaacAGTTGGcggagcatggagagttttccgggctcatgaaagtgaggccGCTCTTCAGCAGCtggctgttagcacagctaacgcttagcaacacccagccacctgaaacttttgaaaatgtccggagtagaaaatttcataaatgcagtgcacTCTATCTCGGCGTCTCGCTACAAGCGGccaatatgtaaatatttacgGACATGGCTCAAGAGATTAACcaaactgcaacgtctcacatcaaattgaatgttttttgttttttcagttgtctttttgacataatagttgctgcaagttgttttctattttttgccttgttgaaaaggtatataaaaacatgtctgaattaaaatgatttaatggttttATATATACACAGGGATGGGGAACAAAGTCTTAATAGAGCTTTTGTGCAACTATATCCTGCACTGAAAATTGATTCACATTGATTACAACAATATCAACTTGTTTTCATCCATGCTTCAGTGTCTTTCTTTGACCTCTTTTTTTGTATTGCaaaggttattattattattattattagcactTAGAACCTAAAATCCTCAGtaggaaaataaataagagaagaaaaaaaaacactgattcGGAAATTGTGTTTGAGCGTAAATGTCAAGACACCAAAAACAAGGTGttggacatttttaaacatttactgTTGAATTATTATCATTGCATGTCCAAATATGGCGCTTCCTTTACTTTCAAATCAGTCCAAGGCTGGCTGAAATAAGCCAACAAGCCTCACTCGGAATGGTGGACATAATTTAAGCAAATGGGAAACAATTCAACTGGGAATACATTCATCTTATCTTAGATACACTAGGATTTAAATATATTAACAGAAACACTAGTCATCCTAACATAGACCACACTCAAGTATTAAATATGAGGAGCATACAAGTTTTTGCTCCTGCACGTTCGCGTCTTTCTCGGTCAAGCGCCTAATTTCAAGGTGTACATCCCATATACACCTTGAAATCAACTAAAAAAACTAACCAGTATCTAAAGACCTGtttgaaatacagaaataaatagGTGCTTACCATTCGGATGCCAGATTTCAgtgatgaatttcatttttgggGGCCGTAGTGGATAATCATATGGAAAGGTTAGGTAAGCTTTAAAAAACCCTCCTTCActgcaaaatgaacaaaagacAAAGTATGGACTCATTAAAACGATCTCAAACAAAAATCTATGAACATATGGTccttaaaataaaagcaaggcACTTACAATAGAGTATCTTGAGGACCAATGATCACAACTTCCCATTTATATATGTCATCGTCGTCTATCAGACCAGCTGAAAAGCCCTCCACAGGGTTTTTGTTGAGCTCTGGAAGGAAAGAGAACTTGTTACAGGATGGAGACAATCAACgtagaaattacattttttgttaaaaGGAAACACAAAGGAACTTCCCTGTGGAAGATGAAGTGAAGAATTGAAATGAGAAAAGGTGcttgttttgtgcatttttttttatatttttatgttaaaatgttataaatatatgtattataattgtattatgaataaattataaatatatgTTATAAAGATTTCACCATTAGCAACGACCTGAGCGATTAGCGTACAGGTGTATGTTaacatttagtttttgtttaAGCAGTGAAACCAGTCCTAGAAATGGTATCTGCTAAAGAACACAGAATTTGCATACGCTCACATATCACTGCGCCTTTGGCCAAACCTTCTGTAATAGCACTGACAAAAGGAGGTCTCACCAACATCACCATCATATTCACCGTAGGCATTATTGACATTGTAACTGATAACAGAGTTACCTCTGGTAATTGTGAAACGTACTCGGTTTATTGCTTCACATGATCTTGGCACACATTCAGTATCCATCTTCTGTTTTAACTTTCAGTATTAAATAGAGATTTAGCACAGAATTCTCCAATGGTTCTCTCCAGGGCTTTAGCTGCACGGGCCTCAATGCTCGCCCATTAGTGACGGACTAAACACGTATCAATTGCAGTGCACGGTTGTATTTGCACTGCTTTTGACAAGAAGCTTGATCTGCCATTGTGCTACTGTGTCTCAATTGTTTAGCCGCACAATAATTGCATGCATAAGTAATACGCATAAGAAATGCATAAGCCAGAGTTTCACAACCTTTCCTTCTTTGGGCAAGATTAAATGGGAGGCACTGACTGTTGAACACTAACATACTCATAACAAGTTTAAACCACCTTTAGTTTTTCTTTTGCCAAATGCACAGAGGTCGTCGAGCATTTGATTTGAAGGTCGCAGTAAATATGCCAACTTTACATGCATCTTGATGGAGATAATGTGATCTCTTTAAAACTACACACAACTTATTCATCAAAAACCAGCAAAATTGGACAAGTCTTCTATATATCTTAAGGTGGAGGTGTCGAGTGGTAATACAGTCAGTGTAGGGCTGAACGAAATATTGTTATCTCTGCATCAAGATATGCACATTCAAGATATATATATCGCGAAATCAACAGTAGCAATTTCCCCCACTAGTCCTGCATGCAAAGCTGAGGCAGTGACCATTGTCACCACAGGACAGCACGTGTCCTTTAATGTACAGTTAAgaccagccaatcacagacatCATTTCTGCAGGCTATTGATAAACGACTGAAGCAAATCGATGATAaaaagcaaacttttttttttttacacattttcgAATGATTAACATCTATCATCATACCTTTTCTTTATATATCCTTTGgtggtatttattttatttttatggaaaAAATGTTCTTCACAAAACCCATAGTCATATTTGAATGTTTCAGAAGATACCTGGCACTGGATATGTAGAAATTAAATTTTATCCATATATTTCATCCATAATTCAGAGTACAGTTTAATTTAAACTAGTGTCAAAACTTCCAACATGTCCTTGAACAAGATTAATGGCGTGGAATGTGATTGAATGGTAGTAT contains:
- the LOC128762035 gene encoding ubiquitin-conjugating enzyme E2 G1-like — encoded protein: MTEQSALLLRKQLAELNKNPVEGFSAGLIDDDDIYKWEVVIIGPQDTLFEGGFFKAYLTFPYDYPLRPPKMKFITEIWHPNVAKNGDVCISILHEPGEDKFGYEKPEERWLPIHTVETIMISVISMLADPNSDSPANVDAAKEWREDPNGEFKRKVARCVRKSQEMAFD